Proteins encoded together in one Cicer arietinum cultivar CDC Frontier isolate Library 1 chromosome 4, Cicar.CDCFrontier_v2.0, whole genome shotgun sequence window:
- the LOC101510156 gene encoding uncharacterized protein isoform X2, translated as MLSRMEEAKESELGNVTSENEKTLEEVVQALPSDAVNHLVSLGICVRCIFRVFGIEGRVYASPSLSPSVFASAVEQLPPTEDNNNNKHQLCTLCLGILQFTFRDHDGTILRNDDLPLLISDMVKRDGYHSDTFSLEVSIPPIILHNDNSLRSYMKIKYGSQPWFQERCISTKDALKFSLQHPLQNLLECKSTMGSFRIRLTYTASKDADKCLDNAESCKRRKTGECNLDGQKPSSISLENESSDCCKFMLEMPNEPCHFAYSCYRTPFYFGGRYLKYSRNVSQTRWIIDDERMGEASVEVRMLGPGRPFLVEVQNARQVPSELSVKDIEKKINTMENKLVRVKNLKLVGSHGWDLMREGEAEKQKQYAALVWISRPLKDEDLQHVSSLKDLKVLQRTPVRVLHRRSPLEREKIIHWMKIETIAESSQYFLLHLCTQAGTYIKEFVHGDLGRTHPSIGSMLGCRAEILQLDVTDIKMECFLT; from the exons ATGTTGAGTAGAATGGAGGAGGCGAAGGAATCGGAGTTGGGGAACGTCACAAGCGAGAACGAGAAGACGTTAGAAGAAGTAGTTCAGGCTCTTCCCTCCGACGCCGTCAACCACCTGGTGTCCCTCGGG ATATGTGTGCGGTGCATATTTCGCGTGTTTGGAATCGAAGGCCGCGTCTATGCTTCTCCCTCTCTATCGCCATCCGTCTTTGCTTCCGCTGTTGAACAATTACCACCAacagaagataataataataataaacatcaACTCTGCACCCTTTGCTTAGGGATCCTGCAGTTCACATTTCGTGACCACGATGGAACGATTCTCAGAAACGACGATCTCCCTCTTCTCATTTCCGACATGGTCAAACGCGACGGCTATCACTCTGATACGTTTTCCCTCGAAGTTTCCATCCCACCTATTATCCTTCATAACGATAACTCTCTTCG TTCGTACATGAAAATTAAATACGGATCTCAACCTTGGTTCCAAGAGAGATGCATCTCTACAAAGGATGCCTTGAAATTTTCTCTACAACATCCTCTTCAAAATCTTCTG GAATGTAAATCAACTATGGGTTCTTTCCGCATTCGTCTGACATACACTGCATCAAAAGATGCCGATAAATGTTTAGATAATGCTGAGAGTtgtaaaagaagaaaaacag GTGAATGCAATTTAGATGGACAAAAGCCTTCCAGCATTTCACTAGAAAATGAATCCTCTGATTGCTGTAAATTCATGCTGGAAATG CCAAATGAACCTTGCCATTTTGCTTACTCATGCTACAGAACACCTTTCTATTTTGGTGGAAGATACCTGAAG TATTCACGGAATGTGAGTCAAACACGTTGGATCATTGATGATGAAAGAATGGGGGAAGCATCAGTTGAG GTCCGAATGCTGGGCCCAGGCAGACCATTTCTTGTTGAGGTGCAAAATGCACGGCAGGTCCCATCTGAACTCTCTGTAAAAGATATAGAGAAAAAGATAAATACCATGGAGAATAAATTG GTTAGAGTGAAAAATCTGAAACTCGTTGGTAGTCATGGCTGGGACCTTATGCGTGAAGGCGAAGCAGAGAAGCAG AAGCAATATGCTGCTTTAGTGTGGATTTCTCGTCCTTTGAAGGATGAAGATTTGCAACATGTGTCTTCACTCAAGGATTTG AAAGTTTTGCAAAGGACTCCAGTAAGGGTGCTACACCGTCGCAGTCCTTTAGAGCGTGAAAAGATTATTCATTG GATGAAAATAGAGACAATTGCTGAAAGTTCCCAATATTTTCTTTTGCATCTATGTACGCag GCTGGGACCTACATTAAGGAATTCGTGCACGGGGATCTTGGACGCACACATCCTAG CATTGGGTCTATGTTGGGTTGTAGAGCTGAAATTTTGCAACTTGATGTGACGGACATCAAAATGGAATGTTTCCTTACTTAA
- the LOC101510707 gene encoding L-ascorbate oxidase homolog: MGVNLVLLGVSTLYLFTTTTILVLAEDPYRFFDWNITYGDIYPLGIRQQGILINGQFPGPDIHSVTNDNLIINVFNSLDVPFLISWNGVQQRRNSYEDGVSGTTCPIPPGKNFTYILQVKDQIGSFYYFPSLAFHKAAGGFGGIRILSRPRIPVPFDDPAGDYTLLIGDWYKSNHTDLKAQLDNGKKLPFADGILINGRGSGGASLNVEQGKTYRLRISNVGLENSLNFRIQNHKFKLVEVEGTHTLQTTYSSLDVHVGQSYSVLLTADQPAQDYYIVVSSRFTNPVLTTTGILRYSNSAGPVSGPPPGGPTIQIDWSLNQARSIRTNLTASGPRPNPQGSYHYGMINTTRTIILSSSPAQVNGKQRYAINSVSYIAPDTPLKLADFFKISGVYRPGSIPDRPTGGGIYLDTSVLQTDYRTFVEIVFQNDEDILQSYHLDGYSFFVVGMDGGQWSPASRNQYNLRDAVSRSTTQVYPKSWTAIYIALDNVGMWNLRSEFWARQYLGQQFYMRVYTTSTSLRDEYPIPKNALLCGRASGRHTRPL; encoded by the exons ATGGGAGTCAATTTGGTTTTATTAGGTGTTTCTACTCTTTATCTGtttactactactactattcTTGTTCTTGCTGAAGATCCGTACAGATTCTTCGACTGGAACATTACCTACGGTGACATTTATCCACTTGGTATTCGCCAACAG GGAATACTTATCAACGGCCAATTCCCAGGTCCAGACATTCATTCTGTTACCAACGACAATCTCATTATCAACGTCTTCAACAGTTTGGACGTCCCCTTTCTCATCTCCTG GAATGGAGTTCAGCAGAGAAGGAACTCATACGAAGATGGGGTATCTGGAACAACGTGCCCGATACCTCCGGGAAAGAACTTTACATACATACTTCAAGTGAAAGATCAAATTGGGAGCTTCTACTATTTCCCATCTCTTGCATTCCACAAAGCTGCTGGTGGTTTTGGAGGAATTAGGATACTAAGTAGGCCAAGAATTCCAGTTCCCTTCGATGACCCCGCTGGTGACTACACTCTCCTCATTGGAGATTGGTACAAATCCAACCACACG gaTTTGAAAGCCCAACTTGATAACGGTAAGAAGTTGCCTTTCGCTGATGGAATCCTGATCAATGGTCGTGGATCTGGCGGAGCATCTTTGAATGTGGAACAAGGAAAGACTTATAGGCTTAGAATATCAAATGTTGGGTTGGAAAATTCACTAAACTTTCGCATACAGAACCACAAGTTCAAATTGGTGGAAGTGGAAGGAACTCACACACTTCAAACCACTTACTCATCCCTTGATGTACACGTGGGTCAATCATATTCAGTTCTATTAACCGCTGATCAACCTGCTCAAGACTATTACATTGTTGTTTCCTCTCGATTTACAAATCCTGTACTCACCACCACCGGAATCCTTCGCTATAGCAATTCTGCAGGCCCAGTATCAGGCCCACCTCCTGGTGGACCCACTATCCAAATTGACTGGTCCTTGAACCAGGCCCGTTCCATTAGAACTAACTTAACTGCAAGTGGACCAAGGCCAAACCCACAAGGTTCTTACCACTACGGTATGATAAACACAACAAGAACCATCATACTTTCAAGTTCACCTGCTCAAGTCAATGGTAAACAAAGATACGCAATTAATAGTGTTTCTTATATTGCCCCTGACACTCCTCTTAAGCTTGCTGATTTCTTCAAGATCTCTGGTGTTTACCGTCCTGGAAGCATACCTGATAGACCCACTGGCGGTGGCATTTACCTTGACACCTCTGTTTTGCAAACTGACTACAGAACTTTTGTAGAGATTGTCTTCCAAAACGACGAAGACATCCTTCAGAGCTATCATCTTGATGGCTACTCTTTCTTTGTCGTTGG TATGGATGGAGGACAATGGAGCCCTGCTAGCAGGAACCAGTACAATCTTCGAGATGCAGTTTCGCGCTCCACCACTCAG GTATACCCCAAGTCATGGACTGCTATATATATTGCGCTAGACAATGTGGGAATGTGGAACTTAAGGTCTGAATTTTGGGCACGACAATACCTTGGCCAACAATTTTATATGCGTGTATACACAACATCAACCTCACTCAGAGATGAATACCCAATTCCTAAGAATGCATTACTTTGTGGTAGGGCATCTGGAAGACATACTCGACCCCTTTGA
- the LOC101510156 gene encoding uncharacterized protein isoform X1 — MLSRMEEAKESELGNVTSENEKTLEEVVQALPSDAVNHLVSLGICVRCIFRVFGIEGRVYASPSLSPSVFASAVEQLPPTEDNNNNKHQLCTLCLGILQFTFRDHDGTILRNDDLPLLISDMVKRDGYHSDTFSLEVSIPPIILHNDNSLRSYMKIKYGSQPWFQERCISTKDALKFSLQHPLQNLLECKSTMGSFRIRLTYTASKDADKCLDNAESCKRRKTGECNLDGQKPSSISLENESSDCCKFMLEMPNEPCHFAYSCYRTPFYFGGRYLKYSRNVSQTRWIIDDERMGEASVEEIIGGNILQACQADSFKFHAAGREDIDVRMLGPGRPFLVEVQNARQVPSELSVKDIEKKINTMENKLVRVKNLKLVGSHGWDLMREGEAEKQKQYAALVWISRPLKDEDLQHVSSLKDLKVLQRTPVRVLHRRSPLEREKIIHWMKIETIAESSQYFLLHLCTQAGTYIKEFVHGDLGRTHPSIGSMLGCRAEILQLDVTDIKMECFLT, encoded by the exons ATGTTGAGTAGAATGGAGGAGGCGAAGGAATCGGAGTTGGGGAACGTCACAAGCGAGAACGAGAAGACGTTAGAAGAAGTAGTTCAGGCTCTTCCCTCCGACGCCGTCAACCACCTGGTGTCCCTCGGG ATATGTGTGCGGTGCATATTTCGCGTGTTTGGAATCGAAGGCCGCGTCTATGCTTCTCCCTCTCTATCGCCATCCGTCTTTGCTTCCGCTGTTGAACAATTACCACCAacagaagataataataataataaacatcaACTCTGCACCCTTTGCTTAGGGATCCTGCAGTTCACATTTCGTGACCACGATGGAACGATTCTCAGAAACGACGATCTCCCTCTTCTCATTTCCGACATGGTCAAACGCGACGGCTATCACTCTGATACGTTTTCCCTCGAAGTTTCCATCCCACCTATTATCCTTCATAACGATAACTCTCTTCG TTCGTACATGAAAATTAAATACGGATCTCAACCTTGGTTCCAAGAGAGATGCATCTCTACAAAGGATGCCTTGAAATTTTCTCTACAACATCCTCTTCAAAATCTTCTG GAATGTAAATCAACTATGGGTTCTTTCCGCATTCGTCTGACATACACTGCATCAAAAGATGCCGATAAATGTTTAGATAATGCTGAGAGTtgtaaaagaagaaaaacag GTGAATGCAATTTAGATGGACAAAAGCCTTCCAGCATTTCACTAGAAAATGAATCCTCTGATTGCTGTAAATTCATGCTGGAAATG CCAAATGAACCTTGCCATTTTGCTTACTCATGCTACAGAACACCTTTCTATTTTGGTGGAAGATACCTGAAG TATTCACGGAATGTGAGTCAAACACGTTGGATCATTGATGATGAAAGAATGGGGGAAGCATCAGTTGAG GAAATTATTGGTGGAAACATCCTCCAAGCATGCCAAGCTGATAGTTTTAAGTTTCATGCTGCGGGAAGAGAAGATATTGAT GTCCGAATGCTGGGCCCAGGCAGACCATTTCTTGTTGAGGTGCAAAATGCACGGCAGGTCCCATCTGAACTCTCTGTAAAAGATATAGAGAAAAAGATAAATACCATGGAGAATAAATTG GTTAGAGTGAAAAATCTGAAACTCGTTGGTAGTCATGGCTGGGACCTTATGCGTGAAGGCGAAGCAGAGAAGCAG AAGCAATATGCTGCTTTAGTGTGGATTTCTCGTCCTTTGAAGGATGAAGATTTGCAACATGTGTCTTCACTCAAGGATTTG AAAGTTTTGCAAAGGACTCCAGTAAGGGTGCTACACCGTCGCAGTCCTTTAGAGCGTGAAAAGATTATTCATTG GATGAAAATAGAGACAATTGCTGAAAGTTCCCAATATTTTCTTTTGCATCTATGTACGCag GCTGGGACCTACATTAAGGAATTCGTGCACGGGGATCTTGGACGCACACATCCTAG CATTGGGTCTATGTTGGGTTGTAGAGCTGAAATTTTGCAACTTGATGTGACGGACATCAAAATGGAATGTTTCCTTACTTAA